A genomic window from Ciona intestinalis chromosome 8, KH, whole genome shotgun sequence includes:
- the LOC100176459 gene encoding protein KRI1 homolog produces MDELHINKEFAKKYERYRKAEEMQRLKDKYGNTDALESSSSESEDETAEGINPKLEKDFFDTLAQLKRKDKTIYEKDRKFFKESPSPDEQCGGGSPDSGVHENSKSEKPFLLRDYERKVVLEKDGCYEDDENETTAGSYFSELNQIKKDLKKATSENDVNDDGDDDFLTKKAQSSHVDDKVDLGELDSYWKDPELSKDEKFLRDYILERKYLDTNELEMDGEYEEEEEEEEMFVSKQETFEHKFNFRYQEPDAEFIKSYPRTIGTSVRKTNNKTKQKRISRKERKEEEKNKRMEELKRLKQLKREEILEKVNLLQKATGNTDINFMDKDIEGDFDVSEYDKRMKDLFDDEFYSKEEEEKPEFSDLGEDFDYEEDENWDEYECGDTAQDTNDNTATNFITMVLLHCEQADFNMDCDFDTTSVRSRKKLVNPTKAEKKRKKSAFYEAVAKEKPKFNPDEKSFSEYLDEYYAMDFEDLIGDMPCRFKYRKVAENNFGLTTDEILNSDNRTLNSWCSLKQVVQHRSKHEEDFLKRKFSQLSKTKKRRHFEKFQKPPESDVQETSGNTKNENNEPQKLKKNLNSKQRRRKRERERRLEALKSSGSSSSNTFVSSQKSKKKRTGESDTFRKISRIDHDRLAAYGLKPKQVLKKAKYGRTAKQS; encoded by the exons ATGGATGAGTTGCATATTAATAAAGAGTTtgcaaagaaatatgaaaggTACAGGAAAGCAGAAGAAATGCAGAgat TGAAGGATAAGTACGGAAACACAGATGCGTTAGAGAGTAGTAGTTCGGAATCTGAGGACGAAACAGCTGAAGGCATCAACCCAAAGTTAGAAAAAGATTTCTTTGATACACTTGCTCAACTGAAAAGAAAAGACAAAACTATTTATGAAAAAGAcagaaaattttttaaagaatctCCTTCCCCAGATGAACAGTGTGGTGGTGGAAGT ccAGATTCTGGGGTTCATGAAAACAGCAAAAGTGAAAAACCTTTCTTGTTAAGAGATTATGAAAGAAAGGTGGTTTTGGAAAAAGATGG TTGTTATGAAGACGATGAAAATGAAACCACAGCTGGAAGTTACTTCAGTGAATtgaatcaaattaaaaaagatttaaagaaAGCAACATCAGAGAACGATGTAAACGATGACGGTGATGATGACTTTTTGACCAAGAAAGCACAG AGCAGTCATGTAGATGATAAAGTTGACTTGGGAGAGTTGGATAGTTACTGGAAAGACCCAGAACTCAGCAAAGATGAAAAATTTCTTCGAGATTATATTCTTGAGCGGAAATATCTGGACACAAATGAATTAGA GATGGATGGAGAATAtgaggaggaggaggaggaagAGGAAATGTTTGTGAgcaaacaagaaacattcgaACATAAGTTTAACTTTAGGTATCAGGAACCAGATGCAGAATTT atCAAAAGTTACCCCCGCACTATCGGGACTTCAGTTCGaaaaaccaacaacaaaactAAACAGAAGAGAATTTCAAGAAAGGAGAGAAaggaagaagaaaaaaacaaaagaatggAAGAATTGAAACGACTCAAGCAACTTAAGAGAGAG GAAATCCTTGAAAAAGTGAATTTGTTGCAAAAAgcaactggaaacactgatATCAACTTTATGGACAAAGATATTGAAGGAGATTTTGATGTTTCTGAATATGACAAACGAATGAAG GATTTATTCGACGATGAGTTTTACtcaaaagaagaagaagagaaaCCAGAGTTTTCAGATCTTGGGGAGGATTTTGATTATGAAGAGGATGAGAATTGGGATGAATATGAATGTGGTGACACTG CACAAGATACAAACGATAACACTGCAACAAATTTCATCACAATGGTCTTGCTGCACTGTGAACAAGCTGACTTTAAT ATGGATTGTGATTTTGACACCACCAGTGTAAGAAGTCGAAAGAAATTAGTAAATCCAACCAAAGCAGAAAAGAAACGAAAAAAATCTGCTTTTTACGAAGCTGTGGCGAAAGAGAAACCCAAATTTAATCCAG atGAGAAAAGTTTCAGTGAATATTTGGACGAATATTATGCCATGGATTTTGAAGATTTAATTGGAGACATGCCGTGTCGTTTCAAGTATAGGAAAGTGGCGGAAAACAACTTTGGATTAACGACAGACGAG ATACTAAACTCCGACAACCGTACATTGAATTCGTGGTGTTCATTAAAACAAGTGGTTCAACATCGATCTAAACACGAAGAAGATTTTctgaaaagaaaattttcaCAGCTCTCCAAAACGAAAAAACGACGCCATTTTGAAAAATTCCAAAAACCGCCCGAATCAGA TGTTCAGGAAACATCTGGCAAcactaaaaatgaaaataatgaaCCTCAAAAATTAAAGAAGAATTTGAACTCAAAACAGCGAAGAAGAAAAAGGGAGAGAGAGAGGAGATTAGAAGCGCTCAAATCATCTGGTTCCAGTTCGTCAAATAcgtttgtttcgtcacaaaagTCCAAGAAAAAACGGACAGGGGAGAGCGACACCTTTCGCAAAATTTCGCGCATAGACCACGACCGTTTGGCGGCGTACGGACTTAAACCAAAACAAGTtttgaaaaaagcaaaatatggACGAACTGCTAAACAAAGTTAG
- the LOC100176504 gene encoding putative elongator complex protein 1 has product MKNLKLLYCDHLNIIPGASFLTVDSETNKLYLATTDTVYGYDLNTFNKVFEVDLRKENLTPDGNLEIVGLQFMSGEEKLCVSLKHGDIILLSTFDCEVECVGTLDCELDSMFWSPDQEVVLFTTNVGTAVAMTHDFDPITEIEVGMDRFGEGEFVNVGWGKKETQFQGKAGKFVPGKEKKVEAGLVVDDGKMKVVWRADGQYFAISTIENGCRKIRVWNRDCVLQYTSENLNGLENSLAWKPSGSLIASTQMKAHRHDVVFFELNGLQHGEFTLNFERNSVNILKLEWNSDSSVLMVLAESRQGLDEESAVTYLQLWSSTNYHWTLKQSICFHEKVALACWDSENLFDLHVLMQNGSYHLYKWNWVIDCSSSDGGGGYNSSSSELVASNGSHVAVVDGSKVKLTPFKHMNVPPPMCAYQYKFNTNVKHLAFCESNLNSDSFITLTEDGSLFCFMKEGSYKDNNVDLKLVAAGGNGFKTTIDILSLSAKFSISQSLEHKVELSNLRHLLWVGEQTMVAASYSYTLKSDAICLFTLDFGNFTCMCKVIKAVSSNVVSMCSFKSGDTCVYVIAQMQDGKVFKYELSSLNCEALLDTQGSPVVLTTLCPYMSVCSFQHTQAADTTYALISRSAQKQLFLNNTVISRECTSYSIHDEYILYTTSSHKIICISRNSDISHYNKPTENPLPQQISCDISRSVERGSTIVTVTPNDTKVVLQMPRGNLELIHPRPLVISVVKRAINKFQYRDAFILMRKHRINMNLLYDHNPQQFNNKVEHFIEQLDSVDYLNLFLSELKDENFTETMYSQYYPNSSKMGNVLISNSFTPSKVNSVCDKVLSVLNAAQNGKHFLSILTAHVRKIEPEIKQALSKVRDQKKSLNSALVAEGLHHLHVMVEGRVLYRESLATYDLELALMVAQVSNDDPKEYMPFLNKLKQMDPDYRNYEIDMFLKNYSRALVNIAKCPDHFNECIALVKSHSLHREALKQFGKYTPQYKEISNLYAEFLVGKSRYEEAGIILARCDSHKRAIKCFTTACSWQHALNSATYLKYSKEDQTELAQNLSRALADKNRFLEAAHLLEHEASDVPSAIKALLKGRHWENALNVIRTHKQVDLIDTQVLPAIQDAMKENETSIKTYSEQFERYFNRLMVVREIKKQKQLQAMLYGGGEGDLESDIASDFGSTVTGSSHSSASSRASGRTAKSRRKQERKRFSLREGSRYEEEGLLQALREVVTNLSVLSTSIHSLLLHAALFYMDAEAESLQSLYDKTRSIVSKNITNIWVLPDSSEFNGTGPQSTVNSILSNRANVNNSEPGSFADLETFLPPKVDLNVKFGMHIYGK; this is encoded by the exons atgaaaaatctaaaattgcTGTACTGTGACCACTTGAACATCATACCTGGTGCAAGCTTCTTAACAGTAGATTCGGAAACCAATAAGTTGTACTTGGCTACCACAGATACAGTGTATGGCTATGACTTAAAcacttttaataaagtatttgAGGTGGATTTAAGAAAGGAAAATTTGACTCCCGATGGAAATTTGGAAATTGTTGGCCTGCAGTTCATGTCTGGAGAGGAAAAACTGTGTGTTAGTTTGAAACATGGAGACATTATCCTGCTTAGTACTTTTGATTGTGAGGTAGAATGTGTGGGGACATTGGACTGTGAACTTGATTCTATGTTTTGGAGTCCTGATCAAGAAGTAGTTCTCTTCACCACTAATGTTGGTACCGCTGTTGCCATGACCCATGATTTTGATCCAATTACTGAAATTGAAGTTGGAATGGACAGGTTTGGTGAGGGGGAGTTTGTTAacgttgggtgggggaagaaggaGACTCAGTTTCAAGGGAAGGCAGGAAAGTTCGTGCCAGGGAAAGAGAAAAAGGTGGAAGCTGGTCTGGTTGTTGATGATGGAAAGATGAAAGTTGTGTGGAGAGCAGACGGTCAATACTTCGCTATAAGTACCATTGAGAATGGATGCAGAAAAATCCGTGTTTGGAATAGAGACTGCGTGTTGCAGTATACCAGTGAGAATTTAAACGGTTTGGAAAATTCTCTTGCTTGGAAACCCTCAGGTTCACTGATAGCTTCAACGCAAATGAAAGCTCACAGACATGATGTCGtcttttttgaattaaatggATTACAACATGGAGAGTTCACTTTAAACTTTGAACgaaattctgtgaatattttaaagctGGAGTGGAATTCTGATTCAAGTGTTCTGATGGTGCTGGCTGAAAGTAGGCAAGGATTGGATGAAGAATCTGCAGTAACCTATTTACAACTGTGGTCTTCTACTAACTACCATTGGactttaaaacaaagcatttGCTTTCATGAAAAAGTTGCACTGGCATGTTGGGATTCAGAAAACCTGTTTGATCTGCATGTCTTAATGCAAAATGGATCTTACCACCTGTACAAGTGGAATTGGGTGATAGACTGTAGTAGTAGTGATGGTGGTGGTGGTTACAATTCAAGTAGCTCTGAATTAGTTGCCAGCAATGGCTCACATGTAGCCGTGGTAGATGGATCAAAAGTAAAGCTTACACCATTTAAACACATGAACGTTCCACCACCAATGTGCGCATACCAGTACAAATTCAACACCAATGTCAAGCATTTGGCCTTTTGTGAGTCAAATCTAAATTCTGACAGTTTTATAACACTGACAGAAGATGgcagtttgttttgttttatgaaagAGGGAAGTTATAAAGATAATAATGTTGACCTTAAACTTGTAGCTGCTGGTGGAAATGGTTTCAAAACAACCATTGATATTTTATCATTATCTGCCAAATTTTCCATTTCCCAATCATTGGAACATAAAGTAGAGCTAAGTAATCTGAGACATTTACTCTGGGTGGGTGAGCAAACAATGGTAGCTGCTTCATATTCATATACTTTGAAATCTGATGCAATTTGCTTATTTACGTTGGATTTTGGGAACTTCACTTGCATGTGTAAAGTGATAAAGGCAGTATCCAGTAATGTTGTTAGTATGTGCTCATTTAAATCAGGGGATACTTGTGTTTATGTTATTGCTCAAATGCAAGATGGTAAAGTGTTCAAATATGAGCTATCGTCTTTGAATTGTGAAGCTTTGCTGGATACCCAAGGCTCACCAGTTGTTCTTACCACACTATGCCCATACATGAGTGTTTGTTCATTTCAGCACACACAAGCAGCTGATACAACATATGCACTCATATCAAGGTCCGCACAAAAGCAGTTATTTCTTAACAACACAGTAATAAGTAGGGAGTGTACCTCATACTCAATTCATGACGAATACATACTATACACTACGTCTTCACATAAAATCATCTGTATTTCAAGAAACTCTGACATCAGTCATTACAACAAACCAACAGAGAACCCACTTCCTCAACAAATATCTTGTGATATTTCCCGTTCTGTAGAACGTGGCTCTACCATTGTTACTGTCACCCCTAATGATACTAAAGTTGTTCTGCAAATGCCTAGAGGTAACTTGGAACTTATCCATCCACGTCCGCTTGTAATTTCAGTCGTAAAACGTGCAATCAACAAGTTCCAATATCGCGATGCTTTTATACTAATGAGAAAGCACAGAATTAACATGAATTTGCTATACGATCACAATCCACAgcagtttaataataaagttgaaCATTTTATCGAGCAACTAGATTCAGTTGATTATCTAAACTTGTTCTTAAGTGAATTGAAAGATGAAAATTTTACAGAGACCATGTATTCCCAATATTACCCAAACTCAAGCAAAATGGGCAATGTTCTCATATCTAATTCTTTTACACCAAGTAAGGTGAACTCTGTTTGTGACAAAGTGTTATCTGTGTTAAACGCAGCTCAAAATGGGAAACATTTTCTCTCTATTCTTACAGCTCATGTGCGAAAAATTGAACCAGAAATCAAACAAGCACTAAGCAAAGTACGAGACCAAAAGAAGAGCTTAAACTCTGCTCTTGTCGCTGAAGGATTGCATCACCTGCATGTTATGGTTGAGGGACGTGTTTTGTACAGAGAATCATTAGCTACATATGATTTAGAGCTCGCACTAATGGTCGCACAAGTCTCAAATGATGATCCTAAAGAATATATGccatttttaaacaagctCAAACAAATGGATCCCGATTACCGTAACTATGAGATTGAtatgtttttgaaaaactaCAGCCGTGCATTAGTAAACATAGCAAAGTGTCCTGATCATTTCAATGAGTGTATTGCACTTGTTAAGTCCCATAGCTTGCACAGAGAAGCTCTAAAGCAATTTGGGAAGTACACTCCACAATATAAAGAGATAAGCAACCTCTATGCTGAGTTTCTGGTCGGTAAAAGTCGATATGAAGAAGCCGGAATTATTCTTGCTCGATGTGACAGTCACAAGAGGGCAATAAAGTGTTTCACAACAGCATGCAGTTGGCAACATGCGTTAAACAGCGCTACTTATTTGAAATACTCGAAGGAAGACCAAACTGAACTTGCTCAAAACCTTTCTCGTGCCCTTGCCGATAAGAATCGCTTTTTGGAAGCTGCACATTTATTAGAACATGAAGCAAGTGATGTTCCATCTGCCATAAAAGCTTTGTTAAAGGGGAGGCACTGGGAAAATGCACTTAATGTGATTCGAACTCACAAACAAGTTGATCTCATTGACACCCAAGTGCTGCCTGCAATCCAGGATGCGATGAAAGAGAATGAAACTTCAATAAAAACTTACTCTGAACAATTTGAAAGATATTTCAACAGATTGATGGTGGTTCGAgaaattaaaaagcaaaaacaattacaa GCAATGTTGTATGGTGGTGGAGAGGGCGATCTTGAGTCTGACATTGCTTCAGATTTTGGTAGCACTGTCACTGGATCCAGCCACAGTAGTGCAAGTAGCCGAGCATCTGGTAGAACTGCAAAAAGTCGCAGAAAACAAGAGAGAAAACGTTTCTCTTTAAGAGAAGGATCAAGGTATGAAGAAGAAGGACTTCTTCAAGCTTTAAGGGAAGTTGTGACCAATCTCTCTGTATTAAGTACCTCCATTCACTCCCTACTTCTGCATGCTGCATTGTTTTACATGGACGCAGAAGCTGAGTCATTACAATCTCTTTATGACAAAACACGATCTATTGTATCAAAGAATATTACCAATATTTGGGTTTTGCCGGACAGTTCAGAATTTAATGGCACTGGTCCACAATCTACAGTCAACAGTATTTTATCTAACAGGGCAAATGTTAATAACTCTGAGCCTGGAAGTTTCGCTGATCTAGAGACATTCCTTCCACCTAAAGTAGATTTAAATGTTAAGTTTGGAATGCATATTTATGGTAAATAA
- the LOC104265879 gene encoding tubulin-specific chaperone A-like has translation MDATLKKIKIQTGVVKRIAKETQMYKDEVVTTNKKIEEIRAIDKDDYSLKKTAELLQESEMMVSDCQKRLKTSIEHLHQLVTQNNEFKDEEIYKNAMVVLEDVQ, from the coding sequence atggaTGCTACTttgaagaaaattaaaatacaaaccgGTGTGGTTAAACGAATTGCAAAAGAAACGCAAATGTATAAAGATGAAGTGGTGACGACTAACAAAAAGATCGAAGAAATCAGAGCAATTGATAAGGATGACTACAGTCTTAAAAAAACAGCCGAACTTCTCCAAGAATCTGAAATGATGGTGTCAGATTGTCAAAAACGACTGAAAACATCAATCGAGCATCTGCATCAGCTGGTAACTCAGAATAATGAGTTTAAAGATgaagaaatttacaaaaatgctATGGTTGTACTTGAAGATGTACAGTAG